DNA from Ptychodera flava strain L36383 chromosome 15, AS_Pfla_20210202, whole genome shotgun sequence:
CATAACACTACTGATGGTACTCTACTATGTATCTAAAACATTAACCGATATAATTCATACGTATTTGTCTCTACAGGAAATAAagcatttatttgatattcATTGATGCAGAAGGAAAGTAAGGGAAATAATCAAAATGAGTAGGCTGTATGATACAGTAGAGCCCTCTGTCATTGATGAGGACATGTTACAGAAGGCTGTAGAGGAGCAGGGACCAAAAGAAGAAGCTGGAAGGATAGCAAAACAGGAAGGGATTGATTTCTGTGATGTCACACAACTGAGACTAGATTTCAAAAGTGAGTACTTGGATATTGAAAAGTGCTACAGTCTTTTCTTTGAACAATTGGATATTCCAGTTTGTATATGATAGTATATAATTATGAGGGGGGAATATAAAGCGTATTGGTAAGGTACAGATTAAATCAGTGTGTCTGTTATTTATTGTTTATCATGAAATGGACTTTATGCATAGTCCTACAAAAACCTGTTGGGCTCTGTATATCTCATACGCACAAGACTTGTGTCATAGCATCTGTGACTGATGatgacaatttgaaaaatcCTGGATGCAGCACAAAAGACAATAGTCAATATATGGTCATCTGGTCAGTTTCAGGGTTTGGAGGGGTAACGGTCATCTCAGCACCATATAGTTTTGTTCAATACATGCTTACTGTCGTAcaacatgcatttacacaaccTTAGAATAAAACAGTTTAACATTTGTCAAGCTTCTGTTGCGATTGACCGTGGAACAATTGTTGTTGTGGGACaccttttcaaaacttgccAAATTCGTCTTCTAGATATCCTGAGGATCGACAACCTGTGGCAGTTTACAAGCCTCACAAAGCTTCAGCTAGATAATAACATCATTGAAAGGATAGAGGGATTGGATGTCCTGGTCAACTTGATATGGCTTGGTAAGTAATGAATAACTCAACAGGCATTTTATAGTGCATTGCAAGTTTAGTAATCTTTTGACCAAGTTGAATCTGAAAGAACCCATGTTTTCTGCTTGAGACACTCAAAAAGAGTGTTATGAAAGTCAAGTTTAAAACAGCCAACACAAAAGTGTAATTTTGACATTCCAAAACTGATCATATAGGGATCTCTCAAGGGCATAGAAGGAGTGACTTATCAAATAAAAGGAAATCATTGAAAATAGTTTGAACTTCTGGTACAAGTTCATGAAGTAGGTTTGCTTTGTCTTAAAGTTGATCAGGCAATATGAAGAGTAATTGTTTGAGGCAAAGGCTGAAGTTcaatgtttttgcattttgcttgGGGTACGTTTTCTTGTACACAGACATGCTGTTTAATCATACCATGAACAAAACTAGGGAgatatgttttgatattatgATCATAACAGAGCTATAAAGTTATCGTATGTTATAGTTatataatgatatttattttgttctttcatttcaattttcagaCCTTTCTTTCTAACAACATAGAAGTGATAGAAGGGCTGGAATATCTCACAAAACTTGAAGATGTCACTCTTTACAATAACAGAATATCCACAATAGAGAACATGGATGCACTTACCAACTTGCATGTCTTTTCTATCggaaataataatatttcaacattggAAAATGTAAGTATTGTGGCTATATTGTGATATTGAGAAAACATTCAATGTCAAGTTAAGTTAGATATCATTACACTTTTGTatagcaaatatcaatttatttaaccctttgagcaccaaagtctatttttgtctcctttataaaataaaccccagtcaatttttctcagatttttgccataattttgagaaaaaactgcaGCTAAGAGTGCCagttggtcaaaaattatcaaaaaattacagaaaaattcacaaaaattggtaaaattttgcactaaaattttggcaggagaaaattacagtgctcaaagggttaaatttagATATCTTTACAATTTAGTATAGTGAAGTTGCTGTGTATGATTATCATCAACTGAGACAACAAATGCTTTACTTTTTCATAATTTAATACTTTAGGGTATTAATATTTAATGTGTCTCTCCTTCCATACCATTTTTCAGGTCAAATATCTCAGAAGATTCAAGAACTTGCAGACCCTGAATTTGCTTGGCAATGCATTCTGTGATGATCCTAATTACAAAGCCTATGTAGTTGCACATATTCCAAGTCTTGTTTACCTTGATTTTAGATTAATAGATGAAAGTACGGTATGTAAATTCCATATAGATTATTTAACTGTAAAGTGTTCTAgaccaatcaatcaattaaacTCACGCTGTTATAATCATCATAATTAGTGACCGTACCAGGCATCTATACTCATTTTTGGCCTATTGGTATGTCACACTGGTTGAGACTGGCCCAGAAATATCAAAACCAACTATAGTCTTtggaaataactgtatcactatATCAAAGTAAATTTGAACACAACTTATGCTGGCATACACTCACTTCAGTACGAAAGCTTTATAGTACTTGATTTTAATATTAAGTGAATGAAAAGGAGTAGTTAgataaaagaaattaaaatgttttattcataGAGGGAAGCAGCCAATGAGCAATACAAATACTCCATTGAGGAGTTAGAAGCTGATGAGAAAGCTGCAGAGAGGAAAGAAGAGGAGGAACAAGCACAACGTAAAGAATTTGAAAGACAGAAGGTAGGTTGGAATTATTTAGTGGGCCACATGTCATATCATTTAGATAACAACTGTACATGTTTTCCATTTGCTGAAATATTCACATGCACTGTCAGAAATTCACTGCGCAACATGACTGAAGATACCAAGAACCATCCAGGGCAAACATTTCTTGTTTGAGTTTCAAACGTTAacttaaacaaaacattaagcaTCATGACCTTCTGGCTTGAAAATGATTGTAACAAGAATTAATGTTCTCCGTTCTAGGCTGCCTATGTGGAGAATCTCAACGGTCCACATCTCTTTGAGAGTATGTTTGCAGATGATGCAGAGGCACCAAAGTTGGCAGCGTTACCAGGAGTAGAAGAACTCCTTGTTGTATATCCTTTACATTCACAGATAATTACACACTAGATATTAAGTTTTTTGTTATGACCTGAACAAGACATCCATTGAAGGTATAACAGTCAAAGCAGATGTTCCCAGTAACCCCTAGAACGTGGTTGAACCCGCTGTATGCCATAATGGGGCTTCCCATATATTTGGAAATGCCTTGAGTACAAAGTGACAACTCATATTTCAGTTTTCATTACATACATTCTGCTTGTTGGCAAGAAGTTCTTGCAATATTTCTGAACCGTTCGTTCTGATCATGAGAGCATATTTCAGCAAGTCCCTTCTAAAAATTCAGTATTTTCTTGATTTGATTCAAACTTACAACCTACAGATCCTACTCAAAGAAGGCAAAGACCAAAActgatgtac
Protein-coding regions in this window:
- the LOC139151924 gene encoding LOW QUALITY PROTEIN: dynein regulatory complex subunit 3-like (The sequence of the model RefSeq protein was modified relative to this genomic sequence to represent the inferred CDS: deleted 1 base in 1 codon); translated protein: MSRLYDTVEPSVIDEDMLQKAVEEQGPKEEAGRIAKQEGIDFCDVTQLRLDFKNILRIDNLWQFTSLTKLQLDNNIIERIEGLDVLVNLIWLDLSFNNIEVIEGLEYLTKLEDVTLYNNRISTIENMDALTNLHVFSIGNNNISTLENVKYLRRFKNLQTLNLLGNAFCDDPNYKAYVVAHIPSLVYLDFRLIDESTREAANEQYKYSIEELEADEKAAERKEEEEQAQRKEFERQKAAYVENLNGPHLFESMFADDAEAPKLAALPGVEELLVVYKDKFTEICQQLFQHGLQEHEKRQKEVDEFFECVEEAKTENKEAGTKKIDDFLSYKKKLFAELPLISDQKVLDSRIDEYHKEVSNIWDTLMGYELQLVDQLEETIKEFERNMADMVSVFVENVQALISQCRELENQHHEKLLEIAVITLEKFVKNELDDEIPDDLKVLLVDKDTIQNAVSASHDLHLLKIDNREDDIITRANNWMGALMEKIHQEEEIKRNRDRVGEINNLIDHLNDEIENLDLHGGL